One Clostridium estertheticum DNA segment encodes these proteins:
- the citD gene encoding citrate lyase acyl carrier protein, with amino-acid sequence MEINKPAKAGTMESNDIYVMIMPNPKGGIEINLQSIVMKQFGEEIESVIKDTLKELGVKNIIVNAQDKGALNYTIKSRIETATKRAE; translated from the coding sequence ATGGAAATCAATAAACCAGCCAAAGCGGGTACAATGGAATCTAACGATATATATGTAATGATTATGCCAAACCCTAAGGGCGGTATTGAAATAAATCTTCAAAGTATTGTTATGAAACAATTTGGAGAAGAAATAGAAAGCGTAATAAAAGATACTCTTAAGGAATTAGGGGTTAAAAACATTATTGTAAATGCTCAAGATAAAGGTGCATTAAACTATACAATAAAATCTAGAATAGAAACGGCTACCAAAAGAGCGGAGTAA
- a CDS encoding Fe-S-containing hydro-lyase, translated as MEKRITTPLTKDVVKDLKAGDSVLLSGVIYTARDAAHKRLVDLIDKGEKLPIDVKDAVIYYVGPTPAKPGMALGSAGPTTSYRMDAYAPKLLDKGLKGMIGKGLRSQEVVDSMIKNGAVYFAAIGGAGALIGKCVKKAEIVTYEDLGSEAIRRLEVEDLPIVVVIDSMGNNLYEQGQNAYLESVK; from the coding sequence ATGGAGAAGAGAATAACTACGCCACTTACAAAAGATGTAGTTAAAGATTTAAAAGCAGGAGATAGTGTGCTATTATCTGGTGTAATATATACAGCTAGAGATGCAGCGCATAAAAGACTAGTGGACCTTATAGATAAGGGAGAGAAGCTCCCAATAGATGTTAAGGATGCAGTTATATATTATGTTGGACCAACTCCAGCAAAGCCCGGAATGGCTCTTGGATCAGCTGGGCCAACTACAAGCTATAGAATGGATGCCTACGCTCCAAAGCTTTTAGATAAAGGCCTGAAAGGGATGATAGGTAAGGGTCTCAGATCTCAAGAGGTTGTGGACTCTATGATTAAAAATGGTGCTGTATATTTTGCAGCCATTGGTGGAGCAGGAGCACTAATAGGTAAATGTGTAAAGAAGGCAGAAATAGTTACCTATGAGGATTTAGGCTCTGAAGCTATAAGAAGACTTGAAGTAGAGGACTTACCTATAGTTGTGGTAATAGATAGCATGGGTAACAATCTATACGAGCAAGGACAAAATGCTTATTTAGAAAGTGTAAAATAA
- a CDS encoding fumarate hydratase, giving the protein MKEINVSEITKTIKNLCIDANYYLSDDIRNQLKKAREKETWDIAKGILDKILINADIAKNEKMPMCQDTGMTCVFIELGQEVHIVGGSLEEAINKGVAAGYEEGFLRKSVVKDAINRVNTKNNTPAVIYYDIVPGDKLKITVAPKGFGSENMSQIKMLKPSDGLDGVKEFILKVVKEAGPNPCPPIVVGVGIGGTFDKAANLAKRAAVRPTEQANSNPFYAELEKELTQEINKLGIGPQGFGGRTTALAVNIETYPTHIAGLPVAVNINCHAARHAEAEL; this is encoded by the coding sequence ATGAAAGAAATAAATGTATCTGAAATAACAAAAACAATAAAAAATTTATGTATAGATGCTAATTACTATCTTTCTGATGATATAAGAAACCAATTAAAAAAGGCTAGAGAAAAGGAAACTTGGGATATAGCTAAAGGTATTTTAGATAAGATTTTAATAAATGCAGATATAGCTAAAAATGAAAAAATGCCAATGTGTCAAGATACAGGTATGACTTGTGTATTTATAGAGCTTGGCCAAGAGGTTCATATAGTAGGTGGAAGTCTAGAAGAAGCTATTAATAAGGGCGTAGCAGCAGGATATGAAGAGGGATTTTTAAGAAAGTCAGTAGTTAAAGATGCAATTAACAGAGTAAATACAAAAAATAACACTCCAGCGGTTATATATTATGATATAGTGCCAGGAGATAAATTGAAAATAACTGTAGCTCCAAAGGGGTTTGGTTCAGAAAACATGAGTCAGATTAAAATGCTTAAACCTTCAGATGGACTGGACGGGGTTAAGGAATTTATTTTAAAAGTAGTAAAGGAAGCTGGTCCTAATCCATGTCCACCTATAGTTGTAGGCGTAGGCATAGGTGGGACTTTTGATAAGGCGGCGAACCTTGCTAAAAGAGCAGCAGTTAGACCAACAGAGCAGGCAAACTCAAATCCTTTCTATGCAGAACTTGAAAAAGAACTTACGCAGGAAATAAATAAGCTAGGTATAGGACCTCAAGGTTTTGGTGGAAGAACTACAGCCTTAGCTGTTAATATTGAAACTTATCCAACTCATATAGCAGGTCTACCAGTGGCGGTAAATATAAACTGTCATGCTGCAAGACATGCAGAAGCTGAGTTATAA
- a CDS encoding methylaspartate ammonia-lyase, whose product MKIIDVLCSTGRTGFYFDDQRAIKKGAEHDGFTYVGEPVTEGFTSIRQAGESISVMLILEDGQVAYGDCAAVQYSGAGGRDPLFLAKDFIPIIENEIAPKLIGRELTNFKKLAEEFDHMLLNGKRLHTAIRYGITQAILDAVAKAKKVTMAEIVRDEYKTGVDIKRIAIFTQSGDDRYNSSDKMIIKGADVMPHALINNVEEKLGLKGEKLLAYVQWLSARVLKLRTDKNYNPIFHIDVYGTIGVAFNNDTKAMADYIATLEEAAKPFALRIEGPMDVEHRERQMEALRDLTAELDNRKINVELVADEWCNTYEDVVLFADNKAGHMLQIKTPDLGGVNNIIEAILYCKKHGRGAYCGGTCNETNRSAEVCTNIAMGCGADQCLAKPGMGVDEGYMIVNNEMNRVVALVNRKK is encoded by the coding sequence ATGAAAATTATTGATGTATTATGTTCAACAGGAAGAACAGGATTTTATTTTGACGACCAAAGAGCTATAAAAAAAGGTGCAGAACATGATGGTTTTACATATGTAGGAGAACCTGTAACAGAAGGCTTTACATCAATTAGACAAGCAGGAGAATCAATATCAGTAATGCTTATACTTGAAGATGGCCAAGTAGCTTATGGAGATTGCGCAGCAGTACAATATTCTGGAGCAGGTGGACGTGACCCATTATTCCTTGCAAAAGATTTTATACCAATCATAGAAAATGAAATAGCACCAAAATTAATAGGTAGAGAACTCACAAACTTTAAAAAACTGGCAGAAGAATTTGACCACATGTTACTTAATGGTAAAAGACTTCATACAGCAATAAGATATGGAATAACTCAAGCTATTCTAGATGCTGTAGCAAAAGCTAAAAAAGTAACTATGGCAGAAATTGTACGTGATGAATACAAAACTGGAGTAGATATTAAGAGAATAGCTATTTTCACACAATCAGGTGATGATAGATATAATAGTTCAGATAAAATGATAATTAAAGGTGCAGACGTAATGCCTCACGCACTAATAAACAATGTAGAAGAAAAATTAGGACTTAAGGGCGAAAAGCTACTTGCTTATGTTCAGTGGTTAAGCGCTAGAGTATTAAAATTAAGAACTGATAAAAACTATAATCCAATATTTCACATAGATGTATATGGAACAATCGGAGTTGCCTTTAATAACGATACAAAAGCTATGGCTGATTATATAGCAACACTTGAAGAAGCTGCAAAGCCATTCGCTTTGAGAATTGAAGGACCAATGGATGTTGAGCATAGAGAAAGACAAATGGAAGCACTAAGAGATTTAACAGCAGAACTAGACAATAGAAAGATTAATGTTGAACTTGTTGCAGACGAATGGTGTAATACTTACGAAGACGTAGTATTATTTGCAGATAATAAAGCAGGACACATGCTTCAAATAAAAACACCAGACTTAGGTGGAGTTAACAACATAATTGAAGCTATACTATACTGCAAAAAACATGGACGTGGAGCATACTGTGGTGGAACATGTAATGAAACTAACAGATCTGCAGAAGTGTGCACAAACATAGCTATGGGTTGTGGAGCAGATCAATGCTTAGCAAAACCAGGTATGGGTGTAGATGAAGGATACATGATAGTTAATAACGAAATGAATAGAGTTGTAGCTCTAGTTAATAGAAAAAAATAA
- a CDS encoding methylaspartate mutase subunit E, which yields MELRNKKWTNEEFFEVRKEVLNQWPTGKEVNLEEAIEYNKRVPDHKNFAKKLIKAKEEGITLAQPRAGVALIDRHIELLNFLETEGGADLLPSTIDSYTRQNRYDECEIGIKESISEGRSLLNGFPGVNHGVKGCRQVFEAINNPLEARHGTPDGRLLAEITHASGWTSNEGGGISYNIPYAKNATLGKTILDWQYCDRLVGFYEEQGVSINREPFGPLTGTLVPPSTSNAIAIIESLLAAEQGVKNLTVGYGQCGNLIQDVAAIRALEEQCDEYLKANGYKDIYLTTVLHQWMGGFPADEAKAFGVISTGAATAALAGATKVIVKTTHEAIGIPTKEANAQGIKATKMTLNLLRGQRLPMSQELKTEIEVIKAETKCMIDKIYEIGKGDLAIGSVKGFAMGIIDVPFAPSKFNAGKMMPARDNNGAIRYLKFGNIPFTKELINFNMKKLEDRAKFENRDVSFQMTIDDIFAVGKGVLIGRPEKK from the coding sequence GTGGAATTAAGAAATAAAAAATGGACTAATGAAGAGTTCTTTGAGGTTAGAAAAGAAGTATTAAACCAATGGCCAACAGGCAAAGAAGTAAATTTAGAAGAAGCTATAGAATACAATAAGAGAGTTCCTGATCACAAAAACTTTGCAAAAAAATTAATTAAAGCTAAAGAAGAAGGAATAACCCTTGCACAACCAAGAGCTGGTGTTGCATTAATTGACAGGCATATCGAACTCCTAAACTTTTTAGAGACAGAAGGTGGAGCAGATTTGCTACCATCAACAATAGATAGTTATACAAGACAAAATAGATATGATGAATGTGAAATTGGAATAAAAGAAAGTATAAGTGAAGGAAGGTCTCTGTTAAACGGATTTCCAGGAGTTAATCATGGAGTAAAAGGCTGTAGACAAGTTTTTGAAGCAATAAATAATCCATTAGAAGCAAGACATGGTACTCCAGATGGAAGGCTCCTCGCTGAAATAACACATGCTTCAGGTTGGACTTCAAATGAAGGCGGCGGTATTTCTTATAATATTCCATATGCTAAAAATGCAACACTTGGAAAAACAATTTTAGATTGGCAGTATTGTGATAGACTTGTTGGCTTTTATGAAGAACAAGGAGTATCAATAAATAGAGAACCTTTTGGACCATTAACAGGAACCTTAGTTCCACCTAGTACCTCAAATGCAATTGCAATAATAGAGTCACTACTTGCAGCAGAGCAAGGAGTTAAAAATCTAACAGTTGGATATGGTCAGTGTGGAAATTTAATACAAGACGTAGCAGCTATAAGAGCTTTAGAAGAGCAATGCGACGAATACTTAAAAGCTAATGGTTATAAAGATATATATTTAACAACAGTTTTACATCAATGGATGGGAGGCTTCCCCGCAGATGAAGCAAAAGCTTTTGGAGTTATATCTACAGGAGCGGCAACAGCGGCACTTGCAGGAGCAACAAAAGTAATAGTTAAAACTACTCATGAAGCTATAGGAATTCCTACTAAAGAAGCTAATGCACAGGGAATAAAAGCTACAAAGATGACTTTGAACTTATTAAGAGGTCAAAGATTGCCTATGTCTCAAGAATTGAAAACAGAGATAGAAGTAATAAAAGCTGAAACAAAGTGCATGATAGACAAGATATATGAAATAGGAAAAGGAGATCTTGCTATAGGATCAGTTAAAGGCTTTGCTATGGGAATCATTGATGTGCCATTTGCACCAAGTAAATTTAATGCTGGTAAAATGATGCCTGCAAGAGATAACAATGGAGCAATAAGATACCTTAAATTTGGTAATATTCCATTTACAAAGGAATTAATAAATTTCAATATGAAAAAATTGGAAGATAGAGCGAAGTTTGAAAATAGAGATGTAAGCTTCCAAATGACAATAGATGATATATTTGCAGTAGGAAAAGGTGTACTTATAGGAAGACCAGAGAAAAAATAA
- the glmL gene encoding methylaspartate mutase accessory protein GlmL — protein sequence MDAYLLVDFGSTYTKLTVVDIEKEEIIAAAKDITTIEDNIMIGYDKAYSKIEHILKEKNVNFINKLACSSAAGGLKMIAIGLVPELTAEAAKRAALGAGARVLKVYSYELTLTEIEEIKNSELDIILLAGGTDGGNKECIIHNAKMLADNEVKLPIVVAGNKVATDDIREIFTKAKMYFTITSNVMPQLSKLNVEPAREEIRKVFMEKIVDAKGLSNAEDLVSGILMPTPAAVLKAARILSEGSDEESGLGDLIVIDIGGATTDVHSIADGEPTKAGVTVRGLEEPFAKRTVEGDLGMRYSAVSLREAAGSRKMRKYLGDTDRKIDIDANCKYRIEHIKMVPITKEEIDFDEAMAKVATELSMERHVGTIEHTLTPMGAMYTQIGKDLMEVKYMIGTGGVLIHSDNPQDILKAGAFNTEDTMYLKPRHAAYLLDKAYILSAMGLLSQDYPDKAVRIMKKYLVQV from the coding sequence GTGGATGCATATTTACTTGTAGATTTTGGAAGTACATACACTAAACTAACTGTTGTAGATATAGAAAAAGAAGAAATAATTGCTGCAGCTAAAGACATAACCACAATTGAAGATAATATAATGATAGGCTATGACAAGGCTTATTCAAAAATAGAACATATATTAAAAGAAAAAAATGTTAACTTTATTAATAAATTAGCATGCTCCTCAGCTGCAGGAGGTCTTAAAATGATAGCTATTGGTCTAGTGCCAGAGTTAACTGCAGAAGCTGCCAAAAGAGCGGCACTTGGAGCTGGGGCTAGGGTGCTGAAAGTATATAGCTATGAATTGACACTTACTGAGATTGAAGAAATCAAAAATTCGGAATTAGATATAATACTTCTTGCAGGTGGAACTGATGGTGGTAACAAGGAATGTATTATACACAATGCCAAGATGTTAGCTGATAATGAGGTTAAATTACCAATAGTTGTAGCTGGAAATAAGGTAGCAACTGATGATATAAGAGAAATATTCACAAAGGCAAAAATGTATTTTACCATTACAAGTAATGTTATGCCACAGTTAAGTAAACTAAATGTAGAGCCCGCTCGCGAAGAAATCAGAAAAGTATTTATGGAAAAAATAGTAGATGCTAAGGGACTCAGCAACGCAGAAGATTTAGTAAGTGGTATTTTAATGCCAACACCAGCAGCAGTCCTAAAGGCTGCAAGGATACTAAGTGAAGGCAGCGATGAAGAAAGTGGCCTGGGAGATTTAATAGTTATTGACATTGGAGGGGCAACCACAGATGTCCATTCTATAGCGGATGGAGAACCTACAAAAGCAGGGGTTACTGTACGTGGCCTCGAGGAGCCATTTGCTAAAAGAACTGTTGAAGGTGACCTTGGTATGAGATATTCTGCAGTTTCACTAAGAGAAGCAGCTGGTAGCAGAAAAATGAGAAAGTATCTAGGGGACACAGATCGAAAAATTGATATTGATGCGAATTGTAAATATAGAATAGAACATATAAAGATGGTTCCAATAACCAAGGAAGAAATAGATTTTGATGAGGCTATGGCAAAAGTAGCCACAGAGTTATCAATGGAGAGACATGTAGGCACTATCGAACACACACTCACACCTATGGGTGCTATGTATACTCAAATAGGAAAAGATCTTATGGAAGTAAAGTACATGATAGGTACAGGTGGAGTATTAATACACAGTGATAATCCGCAAGACATTTTAAAAGCAGGAGCTTTTAATACAGAAGATACAATGTACTTAAAGCCGCGTCATGCTGCTTATTTGCTTGATAAAGCTTATATATTATCGGCTATGGGATTATTATCTCAGGATTATCCAGATAAAGCTGTTAGAATTATGAAAAAATATTTAGTGCAAGTATAA
- the glmS gene encoding methylaspartate mutase subunit S yields the protein MEKKTLILGVIGSDCHAVGNKILDYALTEAGFNVINIGVLSPQEDFINAAVETNADVIIVSSLYGHGEIDCRGMREKCDEAGLKGILLFVGGNIVVGKQNWDDVHSRFTTMGFNKVYPPGTTLETTIHDLKEALGLL from the coding sequence ATGGAAAAAAAGACTTTAATTCTAGGAGTAATAGGATCAGATTGTCACGCTGTTGGTAATAAAATTTTAGATTATGCGCTAACGGAAGCTGGGTTTAATGTTATAAACATAGGAGTTCTTTCTCCACAAGAAGATTTTATAAATGCAGCTGTTGAAACCAATGCAGATGTAATAATAGTATCTTCACTATACGGACATGGAGAAATCGATTGCAGAGGCATGAGAGAAAAATGTGATGAAGCAGGACTTAAGGGTATATTGCTATTTGTAGGTGGTAACATTGTTGTAGGAAAACAAAATTGGGATGATGTACACAGTAGATTTACCACAATGGGATTTAATAAGGTATATCCACCAGGAACAACACTGGAAACCACAATACATGACTTAAAAGAAGCATTAGGCCTATTATAA
- a CDS encoding GntR family transcriptional regulator, whose product MGGIFINIEINKKNGVPLYIQVKNQIMDEIKKGSLKVGTKMPTERELSQRINVSRNTISTAYNDLEQDGALKSYQGKGTFVVEEAVSWESLDIKKKIMKFVDLGLEEALEIGMKPEEFLDIVNQRVNEKKQIMDKIVAVYVECNIEQAKMFSSQLSKNSNMNVTNLTINELQKMDKETKDKIEAAEFIITTFNHINEVTDLTKGINKEILGVAITPNLEPIVKIARYASNTKFAFICISEEFMFKIRGALEKAGLSEVDITYSNTTDNNELLDIMQKSDVMIVSPGRYKDVKNANFSNKEIIEFLYSLDDGSVKALRSKIIEIKFKK is encoded by the coding sequence TTGGGAGGGATTTTTATTAACATCGAGATAAACAAAAAAAATGGAGTACCACTTTATATTCAAGTTAAAAATCAAATTATGGATGAAATAAAAAAAGGATCTCTCAAGGTTGGAACAAAAATGCCTACAGAAAGAGAATTATCCCAGAGAATTAATGTAAGCAGAAACACTATAAGTACTGCATATAACGATTTGGAACAAGATGGGGCATTAAAATCCTATCAAGGAAAGGGAACTTTTGTAGTGGAAGAAGCAGTATCTTGGGAAAGTCTAGATATTAAAAAAAAGATAATGAAATTTGTTGATTTAGGACTAGAGGAAGCTTTGGAAATTGGAATGAAACCAGAAGAATTTTTAGACATAGTAAATCAAAGAGTAAATGAAAAAAAACAAATAATGGATAAAATCGTAGCAGTATACGTAGAGTGTAATATTGAACAAGCTAAAATGTTTAGTAGTCAACTTAGTAAAAATAGTAATATGAATGTAACGAATTTAACAATAAATGAATTGCAAAAGATGGACAAGGAGACTAAAGACAAGATTGAAGCGGCTGAGTTTATAATAACCACTTTTAATCACATTAATGAAGTTACAGATTTGACTAAGGGGATTAATAAGGAGATTTTAGGAGTTGCTATTACTCCAAATTTAGAACCAATAGTTAAGATCGCTAGATATGCTTCAAATACAAAATTTGCATTTATATGTATCTCGGAAGAATTTATGTTCAAAATAAGAGGGGCTTTAGAAAAGGCCGGATTATCTGAAGTAGATATAACATACTCCAATACTACTGATAATAATGAGCTTTTGGATATAATGCAAAAATCAGATGTTATGATAGTATCCCCGGGTAGATACAAAGATGTTAAAAATGCAAATTTTAGCAATAAGGAAATAATAGAATTTCTATATAGTCTAGATGATGGCTCAGTAAAAGCGCTTAGGTCAAAGATTATTGAAATAAAGTTCAAAAAATAA
- a CDS encoding DUF3048 C-terminal domain-containing protein codes for MIKKHFSIVIYFLSTILVLILSIFIYRIITHTSYVYVQDQINISKYTGERISNPYVEKSSKIATYINTSKGGPLIGLSSADVVLEFLSGSSGITYKAIFNQAVAKNISGINLKKYSNSYLPKFNFSNNIALSDINSKNATNIFVTFDEGSSSNFLYQNGEYYHYRGLKIDKDNDSPVKLSNVVIQFIHGTITNDDNLTSSENYGTGLLFCGGMAQNIKWIKKVNSPIKINDEKGGEVSLMPGTTWWIFIDADSSVAYD; via the coding sequence ATGATAAAGAAACATTTTTCTATTGTTATATATTTTTTAAGTACAATTTTGGTATTAATTCTTTCAATATTTATTTATAGGATTATTACACATACTTCTTATGTTTATGTACAAGATCAAATAAACATCTCTAAATATACTGGTGAAAGAATCTCTAATCCTTATGTTGAAAAATCTTCAAAAATTGCAACTTATATTAATACTAGTAAGGGTGGTCCACTTATAGGACTTAGTAGTGCAGATGTGGTTCTTGAGTTCCTTAGCGGTTCTTCTGGCATAACTTATAAGGCTATATTTAATCAGGCGGTAGCTAAAAACATTAGTGGAATTAACCTAAAAAAGTATTCTAATTCATATCTACCAAAATTTAATTTTTCTAATAATATTGCACTGTCTGACATTAACAGTAAAAACGCAACAAATATTTTTGTAACTTTTGATGAAGGTTCATCCTCAAATTTTTTATATCAAAATGGAGAATACTATCATTATAGAGGTTTAAAAATAGACAAAGACAATGATTCTCCTGTAAAGCTTTCTAATGTTGTTATACAATTTATTCATGGTACTATTACTAACGATGATAACCTAACTTCATCTGAAAATTATGGCACTGGACTGCTCTTTTGCGGTGGAATGGCTCAAAATATTAAATGGATCAAAAAAGTGAATTCTCCAATAAAAATTAATGATGAAAAAGGTGGGGAGGTTTCGCTAATGCCTGGAACAACTTGGTGGATTTTTATTGATGCGGACTCTTCTGTAGCCTACGATTAA
- the cwlD gene encoding N-acetylmuramoyl-L-alanine amidase CwlD, which yields MKYRNYKLISIVIVIFVAMVSFIVVNLSLVKETMNNEKLQIGGKKILIDAGHGGMDGGTSSKDGTVEKNINLSIALKLKESLQKLGYEVVMTREDDAGLYSSGGTIRGRYTEDLKKRCDLKKSSNCDMFISIHLNYFTQSKYSGAQVWYSDYKDSAALAGAIQHNLRADLDTNNKRVQKPAKNAYKILRENDIMPSVIVECGFLSNYEEEQKLKSNEYQEKIASSISKSVGEYFISAAKE from the coding sequence TTGAAATACAGAAACTATAAATTAATTTCTATTGTAATAGTAATCTTTGTAGCAATGGTAAGCTTTATAGTAGTAAATTTAAGCTTGGTCAAAGAAACTATGAATAATGAAAAATTACAAATAGGGGGTAAAAAAATACTCATTGATGCAGGTCATGGGGGAATGGATGGTGGAACAAGTTCAAAAGATGGAACTGTAGAAAAAAACATTAATTTAAGCATAGCATTAAAGCTTAAAGAGAGTCTACAGAAATTAGGATATGAGGTAGTTATGACAAGAGAAGATGATGCAGGACTTTATTCAAGCGGTGGAACTATAAGGGGAAGATACACTGAAGATTTGAAAAAAAGATGTGATTTAAAGAAATCTAGCAATTGTGATATGTTTATTAGCATTCATTTAAATTATTTTACCCAGAGTAAATATTCTGGAGCACAAGTATGGTATTCAGATTATAAAGATAGTGCAGCCCTTGCCGGGGCAATTCAGCATAATCTTAGAGCGGACTTAGATACCAATAATAAAAGAGTACAAAAGCCTGCCAAAAATGCTTATAAGATATTAAGGGAAAATGACATTATGCCAAGTGTTATTGTAGAATGTGGATTTTTATCAAATTATGAAGAAGAACAAAAATTAAAGTCTAATGAATATCAAGAAAAAATTGCAAGTTCCATAAGCAAATCTGTAGGGGAATATTTTATTAGTGCGGCAAAGGAGTAA
- the rpsI gene encoding 30S ribosomal protein S9 — protein sequence MAKVQYIGTGRRKKSVARVRLIPGEGKIVINKRAIENYFGLETLMLIVNQPLVLTGTKDKFDILVNVHGGGYTGQAGAIRHGISRSLLKADETLRPELKKAGFLTRDPRMKERKKYGLKKARKASQFSKR from the coding sequence ATGGCAAAAGTTCAATATATAGGAACAGGAAGAAGAAAGAAATCAGTTGCGAGAGTTAGACTTATACCTGGAGAAGGTAAAATTGTTATAAATAAAAGAGCAATAGAAAATTATTTCGGATTAGAAACTTTAATGCTTATAGTTAACCAACCACTAGTGTTAACTGGAACTAAAGATAAATTCGATATATTAGTTAATGTTCACGGTGGCGGATATACAGGTCAAGCCGGTGCAATAAGACATGGTATTTCAAGATCACTTCTTAAAGCTGATGAAACTTTAAGACCAGAACTTAAAAAAGCAGGATTTTTAACAAGAGATCCAAGAATGAAAGAAAGAAAGAAATACGGTCTTAAAAAAGCAAGAAAAGCATCTCAGTTCTCAAAGAGATAA
- the rplM gene encoding 50S ribosomal protein L13 — translation MKSKSFIAKPLEIERKWFVVDVEGKVLGRAASQIASILRGKHKPTFTPSVDTGDFVIVINADKIVLTGKKLDQKMLRHHSFYPGGLKEVPYRVAMVKKPEFIFEEAVRRMLPKGPLGRQTAKKMTVYRGPEHKHQAQNPETLVLKY, via the coding sequence ATGAAATCAAAATCATTTATAGCAAAACCACTAGAAATAGAAAGAAAATGGTTCGTTGTTGACGTAGAAGGAAAAGTTTTAGGAAGAGCAGCAAGCCAAATAGCTTCAATATTAAGAGGAAAACATAAACCAACATTTACACCATCTGTGGATACTGGTGACTTTGTAATCGTAATAAACGCTGATAAGATCGTTTTAACTGGTAAGAAATTAGACCAAAAAATGTTAAGACATCACTCTTTTTATCCAGGTGGATTAAAAGAAGTTCCATATAGAGTAGCAATGGTTAAAAAACCTGAGTTTATTTTTGAAGAGGCAGTAAGAAGAATGCTTCCAAAAGGACCACTAGGTCGTCAAACAGCTAAAAAAATGACTGTTTACAGAGGACCAGAACATAAGCACCAGGCACAAAATCCAGAAACATTAGTGCTTAAATACTAA
- the truA gene encoding tRNA pseudouridine(38-40) synthase TruA has protein sequence MRNIKLLIEYDGTNYAGWQRQKNIMTIQEKVESAIEEITGEKAQITGSSRTDAGVHAKGYTGNFYTNSKISVEKFAGAINSKLPLDIVILHCFEVPSEFHSRYNSTGKMYSYTILNRYEAAAVGRNYIYHHKQVLDVEAMKVAAEYFIGTHDFSAFKNLGSSVKTSVRTITKLDITKNGDIIKIYIAADGFLYNMVRIIVGSLVRVGEGKIKPSEIKDIILSKERERAGKSVPPGGLCLEEVFY, from the coding sequence GTGAGAAATATAAAGCTTCTAATAGAATATGATGGAACAAATTATGCAGGATGGCAAAGGCAAAAGAATATAATGACTATTCAAGAAAAAGTAGAGAGTGCTATTGAAGAGATTACAGGTGAAAAAGCTCAAATTACTGGGTCTAGTAGAACAGATGCTGGAGTTCATGCAAAAGGGTATACAGGTAATTTTTATACTAATAGTAAAATATCTGTGGAAAAGTTCGCAGGAGCTATTAATAGTAAACTTCCCTTAGATATTGTAATTTTACATTGCTTTGAGGTTCCTTCTGAGTTTCATTCAAGGTATAATAGTACTGGGAAGATGTATAGTTATACTATACTTAATAGGTATGAAGCTGCTGCTGTAGGTCGCAATTATATCTATCATCATAAACAAGTATTAGATGTAGAGGCTATGAAAGTAGCTGCTGAGTATTTTATAGGTACCCATGACTTTTCTGCATTTAAAAATTTAGGTAGTTCTGTAAAAACTTCTGTGAGAACTATCACAAAGCTAGATATCACAAAGAATGGAGATATCATAAAAATATATATTGCAGCTGACGGTTTTCTTTATAATATGGTTAGAATAATAGTTGGATCACTAGTTCGTGTTGGTGAAGGCAAGATTAAACCTAGCGAAATAAAAGATATAATTCTATCAAAAGAGCGAGAAAGGGCTGGAAAATCCGTTCCACCCGGTGGATTATGCTTAGAAGAAGTTTTTTATTAA